Proteins found in one Sporosarcina sp. FSL K6-3457 genomic segment:
- the comGC gene encoding competence type IV pilus major pilin ComGC, giving the protein MKKYKEEYGFTLIEMMIVLLIISMLILIAIPNVTKHSRSIDEKGCAAYVKMVEGQVEAFKMDEKQMPTSLADLTDKEYLPENPQCPDGRQLSINTEGKVEVAGGSTNP; this is encoded by the coding sequence ATGAAAAAGTATAAGGAAGAATATGGATTCACTTTGATTGAAATGATGATTGTTCTCCTCATCATTTCAATGCTTATCCTAATCGCTATTCCGAATGTAACAAAGCATTCCAGGTCAATTGATGAAAAAGGGTGTGCGGCCTATGTGAAAATGGTTGAAGGGCAGGTAGAGGCGTTTAAAATGGATGAAAAACAGATGCCTACAAGTCTAGCAGATTTAACAGATAAGGAATACCTACCTGAAAATCCGCAATGTCCAGATGGGCGGCAGCTATCCATTAACACGGAAGGTAAAGTAGAAGTGGCGGGGGGATCTACAAATCCATGA
- a CDS encoding DUF2759 domain-containing protein produces the protein MNLLMVIFGLIAILAVVGTVQAFKERNVLSIVFNLGAAVVFGGFTIATVVFQGYPPGL, from the coding sequence ATGAACTTATTGATGGTTATTTTCGGACTTATCGCAATTTTAGCGGTCGTTGGTACAGTCCAAGCGTTCAAAGAACGGAATGTTTTAAGTATTGTATTCAATCTTGGAGCTGCAGTCGTTTTTGGAGGCTTTACAATTGCGACAGTCGTTTTCCAAGGGTACCCACCAGGTCTATAA
- a CDS encoding helix-turn-helix domain-containing protein encodes MDIPIILLIIGLISIIASFFFGNFSNKYADELEKVSISLHEETSGLKKRIRAVEEELMIGAPPMPLGKKRKIIAKTKAKPVHNIIINQILSLHSQGYSINEIAKRSSLSNEEVITVLQSKGVVT; translated from the coding sequence ATGGACATTCCGATAATCCTACTCATTATTGGACTTATAAGTATAATAGCTTCATTTTTCTTCGGTAATTTCTCCAACAAATACGCAGATGAATTGGAGAAGGTTTCCATTAGTCTTCATGAAGAAACTAGTGGGTTGAAAAAAAGAATAAGGGCCGTCGAAGAAGAACTAATGATCGGTGCTCCTCCGATGCCTTTAGGGAAAAAACGTAAAATAATTGCAAAAACAAAAGCCAAACCCGTTCACAATATCATTATCAATCAAATTCTGTCGCTTCATTCCCAAGGCTATTCCATCAATGAGATTGCCAAACGGTCTTCCCTATCAAACGAAGAGGTTATCACGGTATTGCAGTCGAAAGGCGTGGTGACATGA
- a CDS encoding YqgQ family protein, whose translation MKDYFGVLQLLKRFGIYVYTGDRHVDIDMVQSEVKDLYDSGLLMQEDYLQAMLILRKEASEL comes from the coding sequence ATGAAAGATTATTTTGGAGTTCTTCAATTATTGAAGCGCTTTGGAATTTATGTTTATACGGGTGACCGACATGTCGACATTGACATGGTACAGTCTGAAGTAAAAGACCTTTATGACAGTGGCTTACTGATGCAGGAGGATTATTTGCAAGCGATGCTAATTTTGCGTAAAGAAGCATCTGAATTATGA
- the comGA gene encoding competence type IV pilus ATPase ComGA, which translates to MIRNDNVVEQKSFQLLETAIQYEASDIHLVPMRGGYDVLFKKHARLDRSGTLPPQLAVRMISFYKFLSSLDISDKRKPQSGSFHKQIDGNNFSFRVSTIPSIMMKESVVIRLQRHDRIVSLDELCIEQEWSDKLRQAVSEQQGLILLTGPTGCGKTTTIYSLTAHLNQLERHVITLEDPVENNHSHLLQIQVNERSGMTYSAGLKAILRHSPDVIMIGEIRDSETAKIAVQAALTGHLVLTSVHSKDPAGCFYRMMDFGISAEELRQTIICIAAQRLVQTASGQMGAVFEIIQGDTLNRMTDSIMKGDRVVVPEELRVESLIQKYSRRSVIQDA; encoded by the coding sequence ATGATTAGAAATGATAACGTCGTCGAACAGAAGAGCTTTCAGCTGCTTGAGACGGCTATCCAATACGAAGCAAGCGATATCCATCTGGTTCCGATGCGGGGAGGATACGATGTATTATTCAAAAAGCATGCAAGGCTTGATCGATCCGGAACATTACCCCCACAGTTGGCGGTCCGTATGATTTCATTTTACAAATTTCTTTCCTCACTAGACATTAGCGACAAACGTAAACCCCAAAGCGGTTCTTTTCATAAACAAATAGATGGTAATAATTTTTCTTTCCGCGTGTCAACGATCCCATCCATAATGATGAAAGAAAGTGTCGTCATTCGCCTGCAAAGGCATGACCGAATCGTTTCGCTCGACGAGCTATGCATTGAGCAGGAATGGTCAGATAAATTGCGCCAAGCAGTTTCTGAGCAGCAAGGTCTTATTTTATTGACCGGGCCAACTGGCTGCGGCAAGACGACGACCATTTATTCTTTAACGGCTCATTTGAATCAGTTAGAACGGCATGTGATTACTCTAGAAGATCCTGTCGAAAATAACCACTCGCATTTATTGCAAATTCAAGTAAATGAACGGTCGGGGATGACATATTCCGCTGGTTTGAAAGCTATACTGCGTCATTCACCAGATGTTATTATGATTGGGGAAATCAGGGATAGCGAAACTGCGAAAATTGCTGTTCAAGCTGCTTTAACGGGACATTTAGTTCTGACTAGCGTTCACTCCAAAGATCCAGCGGGTTGTTTTTATAGAATGATGGATTTTGGTATTTCTGCTGAAGAACTGCGACAAACGATTATTTGTATAGCAGCCCAACGTTTAGTTCAAACAGCTTCTGGGCAGATGGGGGCGGTCTTTGAAATTATTCAAGGAGATACGCTTAACCGTATGACTGACTCGATTATGAAAGGCGATCGAGTGGTTGTTCCAGAAGAGTTGAGGGTGGAGTCGCTCATTCAAAAATACAGTAGACGAAGCGTGATACAAGATGCCTAA
- a CDS encoding MBL fold metallo-hydrolase, with protein MLKVSTYPLGPIQTNCYIIQDEMGNCLIIDPGEESSRIIRKVVSQELTPVAILLTHAHFDHIGAVDSVRDRFGIPVYIHEEEREWLSDPKLNGSAKYPGLPDVRNRKPDHLIAQEGVMEVGPFTFEVRHMPGHSPGSVSYIFESARFAIVGDTLFKRSVGRTDLPGGNTGILLDSIHNKLLTLDDDFIIYPGHESWTTPGDEKDSNPFLNGF; from the coding sequence ATGTTGAAGGTTAGTACATATCCGTTAGGACCCATTCAGACAAATTGTTATATCATTCAAGATGAAATGGGGAATTGCCTCATTATCGATCCAGGCGAAGAAAGCTCACGTATTATTCGTAAAGTGGTTAGCCAAGAATTGACACCGGTTGCCATTCTGCTGACGCACGCCCATTTTGATCATATCGGGGCTGTTGACAGTGTAAGGGATCGTTTTGGTATACCTGTTTATATTCATGAGGAAGAGCGTGAATGGCTGTCAGACCCTAAGTTGAATGGCTCTGCAAAATACCCTGGATTGCCGGATGTCCGGAACAGGAAGCCGGATCATTTGATAGCACAAGAAGGTGTGATGGAGGTTGGCCCATTTACGTTCGAAGTACGGCATATGCCAGGGCACTCACCGGGAAGCGTTTCTTATATTTTTGAGAGTGCTCGTTTTGCGATTGTTGGGGATACCTTGTTCAAACGAAGTGTGGGCAGGACTGACTTGCCGGGTGGTAATACGGGAATCTTACTTGATTCCATCCATAATAAGCTACTCACGCTCGATGATGATTTTATCATTTATCCTGGGCATGAATCTTGGACGACACCTGGGGATGAAAAAGATTCAAATCCTTTTTTGAATGGATTTTAA
- a CDS encoding LTA synthase family protein, producing MKNFVWPKHSVLIIAIIATWLTTYFGYLTSFNMKIDNLMQEFILFLNPLSFLLFVYGLALFMKSTKRRNIYLLSVSAITSIIMFSNAVFYRFFNDFITLPVLFQTSNFGDLSSSVTANLHLTDIFFFTDVLIVYLAIRYIPEGQRSEQRGKIARKLYFVVTATVMMVNLGLAEMERPQLLTRSFDRELLVKNIGTYNYHIYDLFIQSKSHAQRALADGSELVEAGNYINANYAAPDPEMYGLAKGRNIIAISLESLQSFVINEEMDGHVITPFLNELTKNPDTFYFSDFYHQTGLGKTSDSEFILENSLYPRNGSAVFFTHSGNTYQSMAEQLGKEGYFTNVMHANNRSFWNRDIMYGALGIDKYYDLESYEIGEGEAVNWGMKDIPFFNQSVELMKDMPQPFYSRLITLTNHHPFDLDEEDMLIPAYTSNSNTLNKYFQAVRYMDEAIKVLFDDLKANGLYDNSIIVMYGDHYGISENHNKAMGMYLDKEITPYDNAKLQRVPLYIHIPGYGEGKTIDEVAGQIDLRPTILHLMGIDTKEDMQLGSDIFSPDHEPFAIFRDGRFVTDKAVFTQDVCYDSETGEEMDREACEPFIERAATELNYSDMIINGDLLRFKEEQELENIPKITGQQKE from the coding sequence ATGAAGAACTTCGTATGGCCCAAACATTCCGTACTCATCATCGCAATTATCGCAACTTGGCTTACAACGTATTTCGGCTATTTAACAAGCTTCAATATGAAAATTGATAATCTAATGCAGGAATTCATTCTTTTTTTGAATCCACTTAGTTTCCTGTTATTTGTTTATGGCCTTGCGCTATTCATGAAGAGTACGAAAAGACGCAACATCTATTTACTATCGGTGAGTGCAATCACTTCAATCATTATGTTTAGTAATGCAGTGTTTTATAGATTTTTTAATGATTTCATCACATTACCGGTACTATTTCAAACAAGTAACTTTGGAGATTTGTCATCCTCGGTAACTGCCAATCTCCATTTGACGGATATCTTCTTTTTTACAGATGTTCTCATTGTCTATTTGGCGATACGGTATATACCGGAAGGCCAACGTAGCGAACAGCGCGGAAAAATTGCTAGAAAGCTTTATTTTGTCGTAACAGCTACAGTAATGATGGTCAATTTAGGGCTAGCTGAAATGGAAAGACCACAATTGTTAACGCGCAGCTTTGACAGAGAGCTTCTTGTGAAAAATATTGGAACCTACAACTATCATATTTATGATTTGTTCATTCAATCAAAATCGCATGCACAACGTGCGCTTGCAGATGGCAGTGAATTGGTAGAGGCAGGGAACTATATTAATGCTAATTATGCTGCTCCTGATCCGGAAATGTACGGACTTGCGAAAGGACGCAATATTATTGCGATTTCGCTTGAATCCTTGCAGTCTTTCGTCATTAATGAAGAGATGGATGGGCATGTTATTACACCATTCCTGAACGAGTTGACGAAGAATCCAGATACATTCTATTTCTCTGATTTTTATCATCAGACAGGGCTTGGAAAAACATCGGATTCAGAATTCATTCTTGAAAATTCGTTGTATCCAAGAAACGGCAGTGCAGTATTTTTCACACATAGTGGAAATACGTACCAGTCAATGGCAGAGCAACTTGGAAAAGAGGGCTACTTCACAAATGTGATGCATGCCAATAACCGAAGTTTCTGGAACCGTGATATTATGTACGGTGCCCTTGGAATCGATAAGTATTATGATCTTGAAAGTTATGAAATCGGTGAAGGGGAAGCTGTTAACTGGGGAATGAAAGATATTCCGTTTTTCAATCAATCCGTTGAGTTGATGAAAGATATGCCACAGCCATTTTATTCAAGGTTGATTACATTGACGAATCACCATCCGTTTGATTTGGATGAGGAAGATATGCTCATCCCAGCATATACTTCGAACTCGAATACATTAAACAAATATTTCCAGGCAGTAAGGTATATGGACGAAGCGATTAAAGTTCTTTTTGATGACTTGAAAGCGAATGGGCTCTATGATAATTCGATTATTGTTATGTATGGAGATCATTATGGTATTTCAGAAAACCATAACAAGGCGATGGGGATGTATTTAGATAAGGAAATTACACCTTATGATAATGCGAAATTACAACGGGTTCCTTTGTACATTCATATTCCTGGCTACGGCGAAGGAAAAACGATTGACGAAGTGGCGGGGCAAATCGACTTGAGGCCGACCATTCTTCACTTAATGGGTATTGATACAAAGGAAGATATGCAATTGGGTTCGGATATTTTCTCTCCGGATCATGAACCGTTTGCCATTTTCCGAGACGGACGTTTTGTAACCGATAAAGCTGTTTTCACGCAAGATGTTTGTTACGACAGTGAGACAGGTGAAGAAATGGATCGGGAGGCATGTGAGCCGTTTATCGAACGTGCTGCGACGGAGCTAAACTATTCCGATATGATTATCAATGGAGATTTGCTCAGGTTTAAGGAAGAGCAAGAATTAGAAAATATACCGAAAATTACAGGTCAACAGAAGGAATGA
- a CDS encoding YqgU-like beta propeller domain-containing protein: MRIRLVAFCIAALLMTGCTAKTDDNMKGNPLDNEPIEQVDVIDEEIGKILTADPAKFHFVADWLTDKKIVYVEKDEGFYKVNTFDLNTGETDTLHEEKSIVIDVLIHPSKKYLLLHTSDNSTSATIKILSTDGIIQDEIEVASTELAIEWNDLDPSLILLTAFYQDWTFDLFLYKGAESYLGLLPIEDPFPKWFGTEQIVIGYMEDHPLDGGELLLYNPTTEEWGDLGVDGVIYYDTYEQSLLTVKINEAGDAHYELSESNGRLLSEWTLPAVSNYSEWVVLEVEWASNHTVFLRAPAIGGQLDELSSPFRLIQEKEGQQQVITEDIAAGFLRCSPSGLTCITGSSATTLIDIETAEERIWLDFLE; the protein is encoded by the coding sequence GTGAGAATAAGATTGGTCGCCTTCTGCATCGCCGCCTTACTAATGACAGGTTGTACAGCAAAGACGGACGACAATATGAAAGGAAATCCATTAGATAATGAACCAATTGAACAGGTCGATGTAATCGATGAAGAAATCGGCAAAATACTAACTGCTGATCCTGCAAAATTCCATTTTGTTGCAGATTGGTTGACAGATAAGAAAATTGTCTACGTTGAAAAGGATGAAGGTTTTTACAAAGTAAACACTTTTGACTTGAATACAGGTGAAACGGATACATTGCATGAAGAAAAATCTATTGTCATTGATGTCCTCATCCACCCCTCAAAAAAATATCTATTACTACATACAAGTGATAATTCAACTTCTGCAACGATTAAAATCTTATCGACGGACGGTATTATACAGGATGAAATTGAAGTTGCTTCAACAGAATTGGCCATTGAGTGGAATGATTTAGATCCGTCGCTTATTCTTCTAACTGCATTTTATCAAGATTGGACATTCGATCTTTTTCTATATAAGGGAGCAGAATCTTATTTAGGTCTTCTTCCTATCGAAGATCCATTTCCTAAATGGTTTGGTACAGAGCAGATTGTAATTGGGTATATGGAAGATCATCCCTTAGATGGTGGGGAGCTTCTCCTTTATAACCCAACAACAGAAGAGTGGGGTGATTTAGGGGTCGATGGAGTTATCTATTACGATACATATGAACAGTCGTTATTGACCGTGAAAATCAATGAGGCGGGGGATGCACATTACGAGTTATCGGAATCGAATGGTAGACTTCTGTCGGAATGGACACTACCTGCGGTCAGTAATTATTCAGAATGGGTAGTTCTTGAAGTTGAATGGGCTTCAAACCACACGGTGTTTCTTCGAGCACCGGCAATAGGCGGTCAATTGGACGAGTTATCCTCTCCGTTTCGTTTGATTCAAGAAAAAGAAGGGCAGCAGCAGGTGATTACTGAAGATATTGCAGCGGGCTTCCTGCGCTGCTCACCATCTGGGTTAACTTGCATAACTGGTTCTTCCGCAACAACGCTTATTGATATCGAAACAGCAGAAGAAAGAATATGGCTAGATTTTCTGGAATGA
- the comGB gene encoding competence type IV pilus assembly protein ComGB, with product MPKILFQQRNRLHNRPEFLERLAVLLMEGYTFHDGITLLLPHHMKEYATVLAIINDDFKQGLGVTHILGRFDFSSSTLLPVAIAELDGRLALALKGMAARLRRKEEKQKKLKNLLAYPIVLFVFISVLLLAFRRFFLPNMEALALTRHSGANGFVSSLPSIVTKIPDVVISLVLLIMLLTLLCVVIYKKFEPKTKIRIMMSIPVVATFFSMLKTRDFASEIGSLLQSGLSMQNALDVLIDQHLDIVLSEIASNVKELVVFGEPFHTATYMTAGLSTQLAAFAEHGSDSGYLAKELLIYSEHLAEAIDDMLTRALAVLQPALFSIIAICILAAYLALLLPVYGMMNKL from the coding sequence ATGCCTAAAATACTATTTCAACAAAGAAATAGACTTCACAATCGCCCAGAATTTCTAGAGCGACTTGCTGTTTTGTTGATGGAGGGATATACATTTCATGACGGTATCACATTGTTATTGCCACATCATATGAAAGAGTACGCTACTGTTTTAGCGATCATTAATGATGACTTTAAGCAAGGGCTCGGTGTGACACATATCTTAGGGAGATTTGATTTTTCTTCAAGTACGCTTCTCCCTGTTGCCATTGCGGAATTGGATGGGCGACTTGCGTTAGCTTTGAAAGGGATGGCAGCCCGTTTGAGGAGAAAAGAAGAAAAACAAAAGAAATTAAAAAACCTTTTGGCATATCCGATTGTTCTATTTGTCTTTATCAGTGTCTTGCTTCTTGCTTTTCGGCGTTTTTTCTTGCCTAACATGGAAGCTCTTGCATTGACTAGACACAGTGGAGCGAATGGATTTGTATCCAGCTTACCATCGATTGTGACAAAGATTCCTGACGTTGTAATAAGTTTGGTGTTGCTGATTATGTTATTAACGTTACTATGCGTCGTCATTTACAAAAAATTTGAACCTAAAACTAAAATTCGTATCATGATGTCAATTCCTGTCGTAGCTACTTTTTTTTCGATGCTAAAAACGCGCGATTTTGCAAGTGAAATAGGAAGTTTGTTACAATCAGGGCTTTCTATGCAAAATGCCCTTGATGTCTTGATTGACCAACATCTGGATATTGTACTCAGTGAAATTGCTAGTAATGTAAAAGAATTAGTTGTTTTCGGAGAGCCATTCCACACAGCCACCTACATGACAGCAGGTCTGAGCACTCAATTAGCTGCATTTGCCGAGCATGGATCGGACAGTGGTTATTTGGCGAAAGAGCTACTCATTTATAGTGAGCATCTAGCTGAGGCAATAGATGATATGTTAACGAGAGCTTTAGCTGTGCTTCAGCCAGCTCTTTTTAGTATCATTGCCATTTGTATTTTAGCTGCTTATCTTGCCTTGCTCCTACCAGTTTACGGCATGATGAATAAATTATGA
- a CDS encoding IS110 family transposase, producing MEAMIERCAGLDVHQETVVACVLYGPVDKRPKKEIKTFSTTTTGLLSLSDWLTHFQVTDIVMESTCVYWKPVWNILEFSFHLVLANARHVKNVPGRKTDVKDAEWLAKLLRSGLIEGNFVPPEEIRDLRDLTRYRTKLIGHRTSERNRIHKILQDANVKLTSVLSDIFGVSGRRILEAIMEGEKIEVNHLKKLVDGRTKASIAEIAEAINGRIRLHHRNMLRYHWEHMIYLEKAIADIEKQIDQLLRPYQKEVELLMTIPGVKKDSSAVFIAEMGVDMSEFKSAKHLASWAGVSPGNYESAGKNKTGRTTHGNKGLRTTAVQCASATSRQNNRISSHEKRIAKRQGKMKARVASAHLILTIAYNILKTGEPYKELGAEYVREKQQYNEAKMIKYLREKGYTVAASEKQGA from the coding sequence ATGGAAGCAATGATTGAACGGTGTGCTGGCCTAGATGTACACCAAGAAACAGTGGTAGCTTGTGTTTTATATGGACCGGTAGATAAAAGACCGAAGAAGGAAATTAAAACATTTTCAACGACTACAACAGGACTTTTATCACTAAGTGATTGGTTAACTCATTTTCAAGTAACGGATATCGTTATGGAAAGTACCTGTGTCTATTGGAAACCAGTATGGAACATATTGGAGTTTTCCTTTCATCTCGTTCTCGCTAATGCGAGACATGTCAAAAATGTTCCGGGACGCAAAACAGATGTTAAGGATGCAGAATGGCTTGCTAAATTATTACGAAGTGGACTGATTGAAGGTAACTTTGTTCCGCCGGAAGAGATTCGGGATTTGCGAGACCTTACGCGTTATCGAACAAAACTAATCGGACATCGCACCTCGGAACGTAATAGAATACACAAAATACTCCAAGACGCCAATGTTAAATTGACTTCTGTACTATCCGATATCTTTGGTGTTTCAGGACGCCGTATTCTGGAAGCAATTATGGAAGGCGAAAAAATAGAAGTCAATCATCTTAAAAAACTAGTGGATGGAAGAACGAAAGCGAGTATCGCGGAAATCGCAGAAGCAATCAATGGGCGTATCCGTCTACATCATCGGAATATGTTGCGCTATCATTGGGAGCACATGATATATTTGGAAAAAGCCATCGCTGACATCGAAAAACAGATTGATCAATTACTTCGTCCTTATCAGAAAGAAGTAGAATTACTTATGACGATTCCGGGTGTTAAGAAAGACTCTTCCGCTGTATTTATCGCTGAAATGGGTGTTGATATGTCTGAATTTAAATCGGCGAAACATCTCGCGTCTTGGGCTGGTGTTAGTCCTGGAAATTATGAAAGTGCTGGTAAAAATAAAACGGGTAGGACTACTCATGGAAATAAAGGATTGAGGACAACAGCTGTCCAATGTGCTTCAGCGACTAGTAGACAGAACAATAGAATTTCTTCTCATGAGAAAAGAATCGCCAAAAGACAAGGGAAAATGAAAGCGCGGGTTGCTTCTGCACATTTAATTCTGACCATTGCTTATAATATCTTAAAAACAGGTGAACCGTATAAGGAACTAGGCGCCGAATACGTTCGCGAGAAGCAACAATACAATGAGGCGAAAATGATTAAATATCTAAGAGAGAAAGGATACACAGTAGCGGCATCTGAAAAACAAGGTGCCTGA
- the rpmG gene encoding 50S ribosomal protein L33: MRVNITLACTECGERNYISKKNKRNNPERLEMKKYCSREKKQTLHRETK; this comes from the coding sequence ATGCGCGTAAATATTACACTTGCTTGCACAGAATGCGGTGAGCGCAACTATATTTCAAAGAAAAACAAGCGTAACAATCCGGAACGTCTTGAAATGAAAAAATACTGCTCACGTGAAAAGAAACAAACTTTGCACCGTGAAACGAAATAA
- a CDS encoding DUF2626 family protein: protein MDNMFKLMGWWTGIFAVMFFVGDMLTPALLFVASTVFFLLLGFLNLTERMYMYIFGAYLTVFMVGFSYYTTFIHVQGMH, encoded by the coding sequence ATGGATAATATGTTTAAGTTAATGGGCTGGTGGACAGGTATTTTCGCGGTTATGTTTTTCGTTGGAGATATGTTAACACCTGCGCTTCTTTTTGTCGCGAGTACAGTGTTCTTCTTACTACTTGGGTTTTTGAACCTTACAGAACGTATGTATATGTATATTTTTGGAGCTTACCTAACTGTTTTCATGGTTGGATTCAGCTATTACACAACATTCATTCACGTACAAGGTATGCACTAA
- a CDS encoding 5-formyltetrahydrofolate cyclo-ligase: MSKQVVRNQVLDLLNSMDREEYSRMSMAIVNRVLLSDEFRSAETIGLTLSRFPEVDTRPLIEAAWQAGKRIVVPKCIQATREMDFRLITSYRHVETVYMNLLEPIVEKTVAVEKDAIDLQIVPGVVFSNEGYRIGFGGGYYDRYLSDYKGETLSLAFDCQTGQAVPVEGHDIPVHKIFTVEKVLHCQENGV, from the coding sequence ATGTCTAAACAAGTAGTGAGGAATCAAGTGCTAGATCTATTGAATAGTATGGATCGTGAAGAATATAGTAGGATGTCTATGGCCATCGTGAATCGAGTACTCCTATCGGATGAATTCCGCAGTGCTGAGACGATTGGACTAACGTTGTCTCGTTTCCCAGAAGTAGATACACGTCCGCTTATTGAAGCTGCCTGGCAAGCTGGTAAGCGTATTGTGGTGCCCAAGTGCATACAAGCAACACGTGAGATGGATTTCCGGCTTATTACATCGTATCGGCACGTAGAAACGGTTTATATGAACCTTTTAGAGCCGATTGTGGAAAAAACAGTTGCGGTTGAAAAAGATGCTATTGACTTACAAATTGTACCGGGAGTGGTATTTTCAAACGAGGGGTACAGAATTGGCTTTGGCGGAGGCTATTATGACCGTTACTTATCCGATTATAAGGGGGAGACGCTGTCTTTGGCGTTTGACTGCCAAACAGGTCAGGCAGTCCCTGTGGAAGGGCATGATATTCCAGTCCATAAGATTTTCACAGTAGAAAAGGTCCTTCATTGTCAGGAAAATGGGGTTTGA